One segment of Caldanaerobius polysaccharolyticus DSM 13641 DNA contains the following:
- a CDS encoding AAA family ATPase, translated as MLLKKVVLNNFQSHAHTEIEIAPTLTVIVGESDNGKSAIARAIRWVLFNEPRGSDFVRAGTAECSVSLVYDNGVSVTRVRSASGSKNRYVISRPGQEDRVFEGFGTSVPEEVVEITGVKKIRIDDDVTIDLHTSPQLEPPFLLMQSGSVKARAIGRLTGTDIFDLAHKKATQDFNKKREDLKKVSAELDQLEDSLKEYDDLPLLEDTLGKLKSIVATVDLLSAKIAGLCEKREAVKSNVEELQRVEDVIKDIGNIESVESAVLKADALYQRYRAVAVAKASMEDVAKGLSAADWVLRSTEQISLCSQRLSDMEVLVDKCRLVKGLGDRYKKCEKDLKVIDKAMEDMRLIGEADKACIKADDMRQRLASLVSARSKLEGLKEQLDHVNGFISASENISEVERISQSAKDALDRYAQMVILNERLKDVNRRIADAERELSTSERSLRELVARYEKLLRALKVCPVCFSPITDEKAHKIAHDMAG; from the coding sequence GTGCTCTTAAAAAAAGTGGTGCTCAACAACTTTCAGTCCCACGCTCACACTGAGATAGAGATAGCGCCTACCCTTACGGTAATCGTGGGAGAATCAGACAACGGAAAATCAGCCATAGCTAGGGCGATAAGGTGGGTCCTTTTTAACGAGCCCAGGGGATCGGATTTTGTGAGGGCGGGAACGGCCGAGTGCAGCGTATCCCTCGTGTACGACAATGGCGTGTCGGTGACCAGGGTTAGGAGCGCCTCTGGCAGCAAGAACCGGTATGTCATATCCAGGCCAGGGCAAGAAGATCGGGTTTTTGAGGGCTTTGGTACGTCGGTGCCCGAAGAAGTGGTAGAGATTACTGGAGTAAAAAAGATCAGGATAGACGATGACGTCACTATAGACCTGCACACATCGCCTCAGCTGGAACCTCCGTTTTTGCTCATGCAAAGCGGATCTGTTAAGGCCAGGGCCATAGGTCGGCTTACAGGTACTGATATTTTTGACCTGGCCCATAAAAAGGCTACCCAGGATTTCAATAAAAAGAGAGAGGATTTGAAGAAAGTAAGCGCCGAACTGGATCAGTTGGAAGATAGCCTGAAAGAATACGACGACTTGCCTTTATTAGAAGATACGTTGGGAAAGTTAAAAAGCATAGTCGCTACGGTGGATTTGCTCAGCGCTAAAATCGCAGGGCTTTGTGAAAAAAGAGAGGCTGTTAAAAGCAATGTAGAGGAGCTCCAAAGGGTAGAAGACGTTATAAAGGATATAGGTAATATAGAATCCGTGGAGAGCGCTGTTTTAAAGGCAGATGCCCTGTACCAGAGGTATCGCGCTGTGGCGGTTGCTAAAGCTTCTATGGAGGATGTGGCAAAGGGTTTAAGCGCAGCTGATTGGGTGCTGAGGAGTACGGAGCAGATCAGCTTGTGCAGCCAGCGCCTGTCTGATATGGAGGTGCTGGTAGACAAGTGTCGCCTCGTTAAAGGCCTTGGAGACAGGTATAAAAAGTGTGAAAAAGACCTGAAAGTGATCGATAAAGCCATGGAAGACATGAGGTTGATAGGAGAAGCGGATAAGGCTTGTATTAAAGCCGACGATATGCGGCAAAGACTTGCATCTCTTGTGTCTGCCAGGAGCAAGCTTGAAGGGTTAAAAGAGCAGCTTGATCATGTGAATGGCTTTATCAGCGCATCAGAGAACATATCCGAGGTAGAACGTATATCCCAGAGCGCAAAAGACGCCCTGGACAGGTATGCGCAGATGGTGATATTAAATGAGCGATTAAAAGACGTGAATAGACGTATTGCTGACGCCGAAAGAGAATTGAGCACCAGCGAGAGATCTTTGAGGGAGCTGGTGGCTCGGTACGAGAAATTGCTCAGGGCCTTAAAGGTATGCCCTGTATGCTTTTCTCCTATAACCGATGAAAAAGCTCACAAAATCGCTCATGACATGGCAGGTTAA